The following nucleotide sequence is from Lysobacterales bacterium.
CGATCTTCGATCGTGATACCGGCCAGTTCCGCTTCCATGCCGGACCGATCTTCGCGCAACTGGTCTTGGCCGACGAGATCAACCGCGCCACGCCGAAGACGCAATCCGCCCTGCTCGAAGCGATGGCCGAGCAGCAAGTCACTGCGGATGGCGAATCGCGTCCGCTGCCGCAGCCCTTCCTGGTCGTCGCGACCCAGAATCCGGTTGATCTGGCCGGCACGTTTCCGTTGCCGGATTCGCAACTCGACCGCTTCCTGATGCGGATTTCGCTGGGGTATCCGGATGCCGAAGGCGAACGCCAGATGCTCGCCGCCAGCGATCGCCGCGAACTGCTGACGCAACTCGGCGCGCGCCTCGACAGCGCGCAGATGCTGGAGATCCGGCATCGCGTTGCCCATGTCACCACCAGTGCCGCCCTGATCGATTATGTGCAGCGGCTGCTCGCGGCGACACGCAGCCATGCGCAAGTCCGTACCGGCTTGTCGCCACGCGCGGGCCTGGCCCTGCTGGCCGCGGCG
It contains:
- a CDS encoding AAA family ATPase: MSAEPLRVERHDATQVALRAAIEQVNQVVFGKRAQIDLSFACLLAGGHLLIEDVPGVGKTTLAHAMATSLGLSYQRIQFTSDLLPSDILGVSIFDRDTGQFRFHAGPIFAQLVLADEINRATPKTQSALLEAMAEQQVTADGESRPLPQPFLVVATQNPVDLAGTFPLPDSQLDRFLMRISLGYPDAEGERQMLAASDRRELLTQLGARLDSAQMLEIRHRVAHVTTSAALIDYVQRLLAATRSHAQVRTGLSPRAGLALLAAARAVAFLAGRAFVLPEDVQTVFGAVAAHRLVPAAEALLTRDTLAADVLKSVRVD